A window of the Haloquadratum walsbyi C23 genome harbors these coding sequences:
- the pheT gene encoding phenylalanine--tRNA ligase subunit beta: MPIVDINMDELRSLTGHDEKSDAEFKSDLFELGLEFEGKTDTDLLQFEFGPDRLDRLSVEGVARSLRYHYGDDRGIAVPSTNNPEFQFIVTDTVPTRRPYVTGAIARGVSLDKHALDSLIQLQEKLHATMGRKRAKGAIGIHDLTMLKGRTLDDSGVDITGGSEMVDTATDSRPTADREANTSATDSPTHSITYTGIEPTGDTFVPLDSNRELTPAAVLDEHPTGETYADIIADYDRYPAIYDELGLFSFPPVINGRRTEVTTDSRNLLIELTGTDQWTIDRMCTIICYALTARGATIESVNIEYPEQTLSRPDLTVDTKHISHDRIETILGVSFDTAEIIDLFERAGLAATTTDTTDTAVTSNVDIDGSNNSPVYVVSIPPYRVDVLHPLDLIDDVGRAYGFDKLEPRYPDIGTVGGRHERSRLEAVTRTTLTGLGFEDLLNFHLTNEAAVYNRMRMSPLSPATFNSTTDDIDLGSAPPAEITDPYSGDYTILRPWILPSLVQVLENNTHRTYPQDLAEVGVVANRDDSVNTHVAERRHVAGAVARHDATYEDAKAALQAVCREFDATLQTPPTTHPSFIDGRTAAIIINDTSVGVIGEIHPEVLVEHDLAVPVAAFEFELAALASEA, encoded by the coding sequence ATGCCAATTGTTGATATCAATATGGACGAACTGCGGAGTCTTACCGGTCATGATGAAAAATCAGATGCAGAGTTTAAATCTGACCTCTTCGAGCTTGGGCTTGAATTCGAGGGTAAAACTGACACAGATCTTCTTCAATTTGAATTCGGTCCTGACCGCCTTGATCGTCTCTCTGTTGAGGGTGTTGCACGATCGCTGCGATATCACTACGGTGATGACCGTGGCATCGCGGTTCCGTCAACAAACAACCCTGAGTTCCAATTTATTGTTACTGATACTGTTCCCACCAGACGACCCTATGTCACCGGCGCTATCGCTCGTGGGGTAAGTCTTGATAAGCATGCGCTTGATTCACTGATCCAATTGCAGGAAAAACTTCATGCAACGATGGGTCGGAAACGTGCAAAAGGAGCAATTGGAATTCACGACCTCACAATGTTGAAGGGTCGCACACTTGATGACAGCGGTGTCGATATTACTGGTGGAAGCGAGATGGTTGATACTGCTACTGACTCTAGACCTACCGCAGATCGTGAAGCAAATACTTCTGCGACTGACTCTCCAACACATTCGATTACATACACCGGCATTGAACCAACAGGTGATACCTTCGTGCCACTTGATTCGAATCGTGAACTAACACCTGCTGCAGTCCTTGATGAGCACCCAACGGGCGAAACATATGCGGATATCATTGCGGATTATGACCGATATCCGGCTATCTATGATGAACTTGGACTGTTCTCGTTCCCCCCAGTAATCAACGGCCGCCGAACGGAGGTGACAACGGACTCACGGAATCTCCTAATTGAGCTGACCGGAACTGATCAGTGGACGATTGACCGGATGTGCACGATTATCTGCTATGCACTCACAGCGCGTGGTGCGACAATCGAGTCTGTTAATATTGAATATCCTGAACAGACCCTCTCCCGACCTGACCTCACAGTCGACACAAAACACATCTCGCATGACCGTATTGAGACGATTCTCGGCGTTTCATTTGACACAGCTGAGATCATCGACTTATTCGAACGTGCTGGACTTGCTGCGACTACCACTGATACGACTGATACAGCAGTAACATCAAATGTGGATATTGATGGGTCCAATAATTCTCCTGTATATGTCGTTTCAATTCCCCCATACCGCGTTGATGTGCTCCATCCACTCGATTTAATTGACGATGTCGGTCGTGCATATGGTTTTGATAAACTTGAACCACGCTACCCCGATATTGGGACAGTCGGCGGGAGACATGAACGGTCACGGCTTGAAGCGGTAACTCGGACAACACTGACAGGACTTGGATTTGAGGATTTATTGAACTTCCATCTGACAAATGAAGCTGCAGTATACAACCGCATGCGAATGAGCCCACTGTCACCGGCTACATTTAATTCAACAACCGATGATATAGACCTTGGCTCAGCACCTCCCGCTGAAATAACAGATCCATATAGCGGTGATTACACCATTCTTCGACCATGGATCCTTCCATCGCTCGTACAAGTTCTTGAAAATAACACTCATCGTACATATCCGCAGGATCTTGCGGAAGTTGGGGTTGTTGCTAATCGTGATGACTCTGTAAACACTCATGTCGCTGAACGCCGCCATGTTGCAGGTGCTGTTGCTCGTCACGATGCAACTTATGAAGATGCAAAGGCAGCACTTCAAGCAGTATGTCGTGAATTCGATGCTACACTCCAGACACCACCAACGACACACCCTTCATTCATTGATGGACGGACAGCAGCCATTATTATCAATGATACCTCAGTGGGCGTCATCGGTGAAATACATCCTGAAGTACTTGTTGAGCATGATCTCGCAGTCCCTGTAGCTGCATTTGAGTTTGAACTTGCAGCGCTTGCCTCGGAAGCGTAA
- the pheS gene encoding phenylalanine--tRNA ligase subunit alpha, with amino-acid sequence MQLPDPQLTVLTTASATAETSIEQLADDAELNPTTATQAAFELRDAGLVTITETETTFYELTDEGQRYLVDGLPEIRLYRAAIDTDTDSDTDSVPLGLIIQSADLDDSEVDIALANFARKSYGSINNGEITATTSIDPDNDPEATALAQINSIDADAGESENAAGVDSKSIADIDDTVLEQLITRSLLTQQTDTTRAVSLTDAGVTALMEGVESTETIDRLTPELLTSGEWRDAEFAEYNVEADAPDIQNGKTHVLRQTAERVRDVLVGMGFEEMDGPHADADFWINDCLFMPQDHPARTHWDRFALDVPPIDDLPADLIETVESAHRDGVGFDGDGYHSPWDEDFARAIALRGHTTSLSMRYLSGTEIGELEPPQRYFSVEKVYRNDTLDATHLLEFFQIEGWVMAEDLSVRDLMGTFVEFYEQFGITDIQFKPHYNPYTEPSFELFGHHPKTGELIEIGNSGMFRTEVLDPLGVECDVMAWGLALERLAMLTTGAEDIRDLHGTLADLEFLRNAEVTY; translated from the coding sequence ATGCAACTTCCTGACCCACAACTCACAGTTTTGACGACTGCGAGTGCGACCGCTGAGACGTCAATCGAGCAGCTCGCGGATGATGCTGAATTAAATCCAACAACAGCAACACAAGCTGCGTTTGAACTTCGTGATGCTGGGTTGGTTACGATCACCGAAACCGAAACAACATTCTATGAATTAACAGACGAAGGACAACGTTATCTCGTCGATGGACTGCCGGAAATTCGACTTTATCGAGCAGCGATTGACACTGACACTGACAGTGATACTGATTCGGTTCCGCTTGGATTGATAATTCAATCAGCAGATCTTGACGACTCTGAGGTTGATATTGCACTTGCGAACTTTGCGCGTAAATCGTACGGGTCGATTAATAATGGTGAAATCACTGCCACAACGTCGATTGACCCAGATAATGACCCAGAAGCGACTGCACTAGCGCAAATTAATTCTATCGACGCCGACGCCGGCGAATCTGAAAACGCTGCTGGTGTCGATTCTAAGAGCATTGCTGATATTGACGACACTGTTCTTGAACAACTCATCACTCGTAGTCTACTCACGCAACAGACAGACACGACACGGGCAGTCTCGCTCACCGACGCAGGTGTTACTGCTCTTATGGAGGGTGTTGAATCAACAGAAACAATCGACCGCTTGACTCCAGAACTACTTACCTCTGGTGAGTGGCGCGACGCTGAGTTTGCTGAATATAATGTTGAGGCGGACGCTCCCGACATACAAAACGGGAAAACACATGTCCTCAGACAGACAGCAGAACGTGTTCGTGATGTGCTTGTTGGAATGGGGTTTGAAGAAATGGATGGACCGCACGCGGACGCGGACTTCTGGATTAATGACTGTCTATTTATGCCACAGGATCACCCAGCCAGAACGCATTGGGACCGATTTGCGCTTGATGTTCCGCCAATTGATGACCTTCCCGCAGATCTCATCGAGACTGTTGAATCGGCTCATCGTGACGGTGTTGGTTTTGATGGTGATGGATATCACTCACCATGGGATGAGGATTTCGCGCGTGCGATTGCACTTCGCGGACACACAACATCATTATCAATGCGGTATCTTTCCGGTACTGAAATCGGTGAACTCGAGCCTCCACAACGATATTTTTCGGTTGAGAAAGTCTATCGAAATGATACTCTTGATGCAACACATCTACTTGAGTTCTTCCAAATTGAAGGATGGGTTATGGCTGAAGATCTTTCAGTCCGCGATTTAATGGGTACATTTGTCGAATTCTATGAGCAGTTTGGAATCACTGATATTCAATTCAAGCCACATTATAATCCTTATACGGAACCATCATTCGAACTCTTCGGTCACCATCCAAAAACAGGTGAACTGATTGAGATTGGTAACTCTGGTATGTTTCGGACAGAAGTGCTTGACCCACTTGGCGTTGAATGCGATGTAATGGCGTGGGGATTGGCACTTGAACGACTCGCGATGCTGACCACCGGTGCTGAAGATATCCGTGATCTTCATGGAACACTTGCTGACCTTGAATTCCTTCGCAACGCGGAGGTGACGTATTAA
- a CDS encoding DEAD/DEAH box helicase, producing MKVADVVPEFADAFSFDEFNQMQQEAAPGILQTDSNVVVAAPTASGKTALAELAICRALRHNGTALFIAPLRALTNEKESEWDRFESLGYSVYVVTGERELNTRRAERADILVMTPEKADSATRKHDSARYSFITDIDCCVIDEVHLLDSDRRGGVLEVTVSRLRRLCDPRIVALSATMSNVDDVAGWLDASSETTFQFGEDYRPVELHTGIQLYTHGDNTFADKYRRLYRALDCAEEHLRDGGQALVFVSSRQDAVRAAGKARDEIAQRDIPMGARGEYEFHTSAKELENDALSKAAPDGVGFHHAGLAKDDRDRVESWFKSGEIQLLFSTSTLAWGVNLPARCVVIRDTKYHDPLEGEVDISPLDVLQMLGRAGRPSYDDVGYGWVVCDRSEAEKYRRLLAEGKEIESRLAEDLDSHLNAEIAMGTIKDLDDVLTWLETTFYYRRAESNPGAYDFDTLKERMRSTLDSLVNRGFVEMDDDLSVSGTTLGRLTSKYYLRLSTAERFDLLCDQGTLTATGILETVAGAGEFHAVSARQSESDAIDKVLSDASISTELEDGSKKVLAILYAGMNGATPADLRSDAWIIRQNARRLLSALREFLDSFAGPRAASLARRVAARVEHGVSRDAVALTAIDGIGATRANKLATGGLHSPADIIDAGVTELQRAGLTEGVAKQIVTNAREFPDIDVRWESLPDEITRGANEICEVTIRNVGGSGYVGIRITVNNIEMTATETYLDNTTTVPVGVFGADTEKLEFTIEITFPAEPLHPVRAQRAVSVVDNE from the coding sequence GTGAAAGTTGCAGATGTTGTCCCAGAATTTGCTGATGCGTTCAGTTTCGATGAATTCAATCAAATGCAACAAGAGGCAGCACCAGGGATTCTACAAACCGACTCAAATGTTGTTGTTGCTGCACCGACAGCTAGTGGGAAGACTGCCCTCGCAGAGTTAGCAATATGTCGGGCGTTGCGTCACAATGGAACAGCATTGTTTATTGCCCCACTGCGAGCGCTGACAAACGAAAAAGAGTCCGAGTGGGATAGATTTGAGTCACTTGGGTACTCAGTGTATGTCGTTACTGGCGAGCGTGAACTCAACACCCGACGAGCAGAGCGAGCCGATATCCTGGTCATGACTCCAGAAAAAGCCGATTCAGCGACACGAAAGCACGACTCGGCACGATATTCGTTTATTACTGATATTGACTGTTGCGTTATCGATGAGGTTCATCTCCTTGACTCTGACAGGCGAGGTGGTGTTTTAGAAGTCACAGTGTCACGGCTTCGTCGGTTGTGTGATCCCCGAATTGTTGCACTCTCAGCAACGATGTCGAATGTTGATGATGTCGCTGGGTGGCTCGATGCATCGTCGGAAACAACATTTCAATTTGGAGAGGATTATCGTCCGGTAGAGCTACACACTGGCATTCAGCTGTACACCCACGGTGACAATACGTTTGCAGATAAGTATCGACGACTCTATCGGGCACTCGATTGTGCTGAGGAACACCTCCGGGATGGTGGACAAGCACTTGTCTTTGTGTCATCGCGCCAAGACGCGGTCCGTGCTGCTGGGAAGGCACGGGATGAAATTGCACAACGAGATATTCCAATGGGTGCACGTGGAGAGTATGAATTCCATACGAGTGCGAAGGAATTAGAAAATGATGCACTAAGCAAAGCAGCCCCTGACGGTGTTGGGTTTCATCATGCAGGACTAGCAAAAGACGATCGTGACCGTGTTGAATCATGGTTTAAATCTGGAGAAATTCAATTACTTTTCTCAACGTCAACACTAGCGTGGGGTGTGAATCTTCCTGCACGATGTGTAGTTATCAGAGATACAAAGTATCATGACCCGCTCGAGGGAGAAGTCGATATCTCACCACTTGATGTGCTACAGATGCTTGGGCGAGCAGGACGACCAAGCTATGATGATGTTGGATACGGGTGGGTGGTTTGTGACCGCTCAGAAGCTGAAAAGTATCGTCGATTACTCGCAGAAGGAAAGGAAATCGAATCTCGGCTTGCTGAGGATCTTGATTCACATCTCAACGCTGAAATTGCAATGGGGACTATCAAAGATCTTGATGACGTCCTTACATGGCTTGAGACGACGTTCTACTATCGACGTGCTGAGTCAAATCCTGGTGCATATGACTTTGATACACTCAAAGAACGCATGCGGTCGACACTCGATTCACTCGTCAACCGGGGATTTGTGGAGATGGATGATGACCTCTCTGTCAGTGGAACAACTCTTGGGCGACTTACCTCGAAATATTACCTGCGATTGTCGACTGCCGAGAGATTTGATTTGCTTTGTGATCAGGGGACACTCACCGCAACTGGGATTCTTGAGACCGTTGCTGGTGCAGGTGAGTTTCATGCTGTCTCAGCTCGACAATCAGAATCTGATGCTATTGATAAGGTCCTATCGGATGCGTCCATCTCGACCGAGCTTGAAGATGGGTCAAAAAAGGTGCTTGCAATCCTCTATGCTGGGATGAATGGGGCAACACCTGCGGATCTTCGATCAGATGCATGGATTATCCGACAGAACGCCCGTCGACTGCTTTCGGCACTTCGGGAATTTCTTGACTCCTTCGCAGGACCGCGAGCAGCGAGTCTAGCACGCCGGGTCGCAGCACGCGTAGAACACGGGGTTTCGCGTGATGCTGTTGCGCTGACTGCTATTGATGGAATTGGTGCAACACGAGCAAATAAACTTGCAACTGGTGGGTTGCATAGTCCAGCGGACATTATCGACGCTGGGGTAACGGAACTCCAGCGCGCAGGACTGACTGAAGGTGTTGCAAAGCAGATCGTGACAAATGCACGGGAGTTTCCCGATATTGATGTGAGATGGGAATCGCTCCCTGATGAAATCACTCGTGGCGCGAATGAGATTTGTGAGGTCACAATTCGAAATGTTGGTGGTAGTGGGTATGTCGGAATTCGTATTACAGTTAATAATATTGAGATGACAGCAACAGAGACATACCTGGATAATACAACAACTGTTCCAGTCGGGGTTTTCGGTGCAGATACTGAGAAACTGGAATTTACGATTGAGATAACATTTCCGGCGGAGCCACTACATCCAGTCCGTGCGCAACGAGCAGTATCAGTGGTCGATAATGAATAA
- a CDS encoding tryptophan--tRNA ligase, whose product MTRDTEDDITNTGSETETETKTETDADIDIETKSGYAIDIGTDVDTHNDDIDVAALSTATAVSDGGAAGADDVALDPWGSSTVSDYQKLFTEFGIETFDDVLPAVPNPHYLMRRGVIFGHRGYDPVAEALQNNDPVAVLSGFMPTGDPHIGHKLVFDEIIWHQQRGADAYALIADLEAHAARGLSWSEIDDHARDYLLSLLALGFDPESGELYRQSENRELQDFAFELGSKANFSEFEGIYGFDSETNVAYMQSVITQMADILYPQLEEPKPTVIPVGPDQDPHVRFARDLAARMRFFKVTKAYASFELTESERELVAAVYDERETYAEDVSRPRCAEAATWLVDNLVTPVDNGSDDARNEDTDVSPDTLGIIVPDAVIESTIKKLENAGMEPLRPRVRFLDANATDEAFEALITAIDGEKRRYDEHIDAFDLSAADATDLAREVETNNGGYGFVAPSSIYHRFMTGLTGGKMSSSVPASHISLLDDPETGYEKVKSATTGGRETAEKQRELGGKADECPVYELYAYLLANDDDTLATQVYDECVSGDRLCGSCKEQAAKLMQAFLEEHQEKRKEVESLLEDADISLISDRRTVAPSDTADSTDNENT is encoded by the coding sequence ATGACACGTGACACTGAAGACGACATCACTAACACTGGTTCAGAGACAGAAACAGAAACAAAGACAGAAACAGACGCTGATATTGATATCGAGACCAAGAGTGGATATGCCATTGACATCGGTACGGACGTAGATACTCATAACGATGATATAGATGTAGCAGCTCTCTCTACAGCTACAGCCGTTTCTGATGGGGGTGCAGCGGGCGCTGATGACGTTGCACTTGACCCATGGGGATCCTCCACAGTCTCAGATTATCAAAAACTTTTCACGGAATTTGGAATCGAAACATTTGATGATGTCCTTCCAGCCGTTCCAAACCCGCATTATCTCATGCGTCGAGGTGTTATTTTCGGACATCGCGGATACGACCCCGTTGCTGAGGCGCTACAGAATAACGATCCTGTGGCTGTCCTTTCGGGATTTATGCCAACCGGCGACCCTCATATTGGGCATAAGTTAGTTTTTGATGAGATTATCTGGCATCAACAACGGGGTGCGGATGCATATGCTCTGATTGCGGATCTTGAAGCACATGCTGCTCGTGGACTGAGTTGGAGCGAAATTGATGATCACGCGCGTGATTACCTATTAAGTCTTCTTGCACTTGGATTCGATCCTGAGTCAGGTGAACTCTATCGACAATCAGAGAATCGTGAACTACAGGACTTCGCGTTTGAACTCGGGTCAAAAGCAAACTTCTCAGAGTTTGAGGGCATCTATGGATTTGATAGCGAAACAAATGTTGCATATATGCAATCTGTCATCACACAAATGGCTGATATTCTATATCCTCAGCTTGAAGAACCAAAGCCAACGGTTATTCCCGTCGGTCCCGACCAAGACCCACACGTCCGGTTTGCTCGCGATCTTGCTGCTCGAATGCGATTTTTTAAAGTCACTAAAGCATATGCCAGCTTTGAACTGACAGAGTCTGAACGGGAGCTCGTAGCCGCTGTCTATGATGAGCGTGAAACATACGCTGAAGATGTGTCTCGACCACGGTGTGCAGAAGCAGCGACGTGGCTTGTTGACAATCTAGTGACTCCTGTGGACAATGGTAGTGATGATGCTCGGAACGAGGATACGGACGTTTCACCCGACACACTTGGTATCATAGTTCCCGACGCTGTGATTGAATCAACTATTAAAAAACTAGAAAATGCTGGTATGGAACCACTTCGCCCCCGCGTTCGGTTTCTCGATGCCAACGCGACCGATGAGGCGTTTGAGGCGCTTATTACGGCGATTGATGGTGAGAAGCGACGATATGATGAACATATTGATGCATTTGATCTTAGCGCTGCGGATGCAACTGACCTTGCTCGTGAGGTTGAAACTAATAACGGTGGCTATGGATTTGTCGCGCCGTCATCAATTTATCATCGATTTATGACAGGACTTACCGGTGGAAAGATGTCCTCATCTGTTCCAGCATCACATATTTCGCTTCTTGACGACCCTGAAACGGGGTATGAAAAGGTAAAATCAGCAACGACCGGTGGTCGAGAAACAGCAGAAAAACAGCGTGAACTTGGTGGTAAAGCTGATGAATGTCCTGTGTATGAATTATATGCGTATTTACTTGCGAACGATGATGATACGCTTGCAACACAGGTATATGATGAATGTGTTTCCGGAGACCGCCTCTGTGGTAGCTGTAAAGAACAGGCGGCTAAGCTGATGCAGGCGTTTCTCGAGGAACATCAAGAAAAACGAAAAGAGGTAGAATCATTACTTGAGGATGCTGATATTTCGTTGATATCTGATCGACGAACCGTCGCACCAAGTGACACTGCTGATTCAACAGATAACGAAAACACATAA
- the endA gene encoding tRNA-intron lyase, with the protein MEGTLVDGTVQVGADAKQRFHDARGYGRMRDSTIVELAPVEAAHLLARGDLETVIIDASSSAGETASVDDVNTTPHIGASDTSGPHSADDSSTYHVGFRGFLAYTDAARQFAVYKDLRDRGFYLSPARSSWPGVDPAVGNQIDFIVYPRGMGPHDDEVAHQICVIGERETVSMSTLGDVVLAVVDEDGELTYFETDSNSAFHEVISHDEDNTDSKNIDPSEISDNRTTQDQSSLPADLSADVIHDRVVCYDATDSLYDENFYGQRLFGRNADTGPIQFSLIEAAYLAQQGVIAVDTATIVAIGRDVEGERFDRRLRVYAALRNHDTVPKSGFKFGADFRVYTTFDGIDSLDHSTDLIRVCQTDMKIYPRDLSLDIRLAGGVRKRMVFALTPANGDIHWLSVARLTL; encoded by the coding sequence ATGGAAGGGACACTTGTTGATGGAACTGTTCAGGTTGGTGCAGACGCCAAACAGCGCTTTCATGATGCTCGAGGATACGGGCGCATGCGCGATAGCACAATAGTTGAACTCGCCCCCGTCGAAGCAGCACACTTGCTTGCCCGTGGCGATCTTGAGACAGTCATCATCGATGCATCCTCATCTGCGGGTGAGACAGCTTCGGTAGATGACGTAAATACCACACCACATATCGGTGCATCCGATACGTCTGGACCACACTCAGCAGATGACTCATCGACATATCACGTCGGATTTCGAGGGTTCCTTGCATATACAGATGCAGCCCGTCAATTTGCGGTGTATAAAGATCTCCGTGACCGCGGATTTTATCTCTCACCTGCCCGCTCATCATGGCCTGGTGTTGACCCAGCAGTTGGTAATCAGATCGATTTTATTGTCTATCCACGTGGCATGGGACCACATGATGATGAAGTCGCCCATCAAATCTGCGTCATCGGTGAACGCGAGACTGTGTCAATGTCGACCCTTGGTGATGTTGTTCTTGCAGTTGTTGATGAAGACGGCGAGTTGACATACTTTGAGACTGATTCTAACTCAGCATTCCATGAGGTCATCTCTCATGACGAAGATAATACAGATTCCAAAAATATTGATCCAAGTGAAATCAGTGATAATCGAACAACTCAAGACCAATCATCGCTTCCAGCAGATCTAAGCGCTGACGTGATTCATGATCGCGTCGTCTGTTATGACGCCACTGATTCATTGTATGACGAGAATTTCTATGGACAGCGATTATTCGGTCGTAACGCCGATACAGGTCCAATTCAATTTTCACTTATTGAAGCTGCATACCTTGCCCAGCAGGGTGTAATCGCAGTCGATACAGCCACAATTGTTGCTATCGGACGTGATGTTGAGGGTGAGCGGTTTGACCGTCGTCTCCGTGTGTATGCAGCACTGAGAAATCATGACACTGTTCCGAAAAGTGGATTTAAATTCGGAGCGGATTTCCGCGTTTATACAACATTTGATGGGATCGACTCACTCGATCATTCAACTGATCTCATCCGTGTCTGTCAAACCGATATGAAAATATATCCACGCGATTTATCGTTAGATATCAGATTGGCTGGTGGGGTCCGCAAGCGAATGGTTTTTGCGCTCACCCCAGCCAACGGCGATATACACTGGCTTTCGGTAGCCCGACTCACTTTATGA
- a CDS encoding endonuclease NucS domain-containing protein, which translates to MDKTIRVFAGDCTTTFEGSDDQTQRGRVVVIIKPDQTVLVHDTDGYQPVAWLTRSDSITVESDVGGFGITARAGEQVLRIIGHEVTGHAEYPVTEAGIPVGRHPKSGESLIQTGNMITVINSDIKYPLPKGATVQDECCESCGLPMIEATAGERFSICLDRECESLDDAVRERFDDEWTCPDCGAPMQIIRRSGRLLAGCSGYPACETAFAIPTGVVVDVCSCGLPIFETSRGQQCLDGTCELLNKTDEG; encoded by the coding sequence GTGGATAAAACAATCCGGGTCTTTGCCGGTGACTGTACAACAACATTTGAGGGATCAGATGACCAAACGCAACGTGGACGTGTCGTTGTAATTATTAAACCTGATCAAACTGTCCTCGTTCACGACACTGATGGATATCAGCCTGTCGCATGGCTTACACGCTCTGATTCAATCACAGTTGAGAGTGATGTGGGTGGGTTTGGAATTACCGCACGGGCGGGTGAACAGGTTCTGCGCATTATTGGACACGAAGTTACTGGTCACGCAGAGTATCCGGTGACGGAGGCAGGTATACCAGTCGGGAGACACCCAAAGAGTGGTGAGTCACTCATTCAGACCGGTAATATGATTACTGTAATCAATTCTGATATCAAATATCCTCTGCCAAAGGGTGCAACTGTGCAAGATGAGTGTTGTGAGAGTTGTGGGCTACCAATGATCGAAGCAACAGCTGGCGAACGGTTTAGTATCTGTCTTGATCGCGAGTGTGAGTCGCTTGATGACGCTGTTCGAGAGCGATTTGATGATGAGTGGACATGCCCAGACTGTGGAGCGCCGATGCAGATTATTCGGCGGAGTGGTCGATTACTCGCGGGATGCAGTGGATATCCAGCATGCGAGACTGCGTTTGCAATCCCCACAGGTGTTGTTGTTGATGTCTGCTCGTGCGGATTACCAATATTCGAGACATCGCGGGGACAGCAATGTCTTGATGGAACGTGTGAGTTACTGAACAAAACTGACGAAGGATAG